The following are encoded together in the Scomber scombrus chromosome 7, fScoSco1.1, whole genome shotgun sequence genome:
- the l3mbtl1b gene encoding lethal(3)malignant brain tumor-like protein 4 isoform X2, translated as MTDTPPSDGPSQGAEFDMMGALDWKDGIATLPGSDIRFRMTEFGTLEIVTDLEVKGQEAEPKCETLDPAPSHSPTPPPEGQSQAGTATVPSSQSQSGSSKSKDEGPSTEGPSVEIGPSVEVGSSGVMGPNRGLARCRACGGHAPRDALLQGKFCSSICAQPSSGRSSPGEARESQAVEGERLGKRVRKKRKIYMDSGDEEEDNQEEPEEKAKTTKGRRGPKIAKLVATAPNKKRAWSWPAYLEEERAVAAPVKLFKEHQSFPQSRNSFKVGMKLEGLDPCHPSLFCVLTVAEIQGYRVRLHFDGYPECYDFWANADSWDMKPAGWCEKNGHKLLLPKGCKDGEFNWSMYVKNCRGQLAPKHLFKSLNTSVTPSGFRAGMKLEAVDRKNPSLICVATIAAVVDNRLLIHFDNWDDTYDYWCDASSPYIHPVGFCEEAELTLTTPAGKTQTKTHVEYKQPKSFSWEKYLEETGTQAAPARAFKPRPPHGFQFGMKLEAVDKRNPMLIRVTTIADTEDHRLKIHFDGWSSEYDYWVETDCPDLHPVGWCQKTGHPLQYPNGSSEVLTAPGQGCPTPGCNGVGHIRGPRYGTHYTQVSCPYSEMNLNKEGLLPDRLSGERPLAISGPHPRGRRPDPHTNTTTPTSSTPDQPEGAEESQNRKPVTVEAERSGRNSQPDPPSGASEQSQNGTRPKRTAPVPKYLKMHYVKEEIGDASPDTISLQQALHESVFSPGISASPPHRVALCWDKHCQLLPEVLGLTAKRVATWSAEEVAGFVKGLPGCKEHAATFKTEQIDGEAFLLLTQADIVKILSVKLGPALKIYNSILMLKNADEE; from the exons ATGACTGACACTCCGCCCAGTGATGGACCCTCCCAGGGAGCAGAGTTTGACATGATGGGTGCTCTGGACTGGAAGGATGGTATTGCCACATTGCCAGGGAGTGACATCAGG TTTCGCATGACAGAGTTTGGTACTCTGGAGATTGTCACAGACCTCGAGGTCAAAGGACAGGAGGCAGAGCCTAAATGTGAGACCTTGGACCCAGCACCCTCTCACAGTCCCACCCCTCCACCAGAGGGCCAATCACAGGCTGGCACAGCCACAGTTCCATCCAGTCAGAGTCAGTCAGGATCATCTAAAAGTAAAG ATGAAGGCCCCAGTACAGAGGGCCCCAGTGTGGAGATTGGCCCAAGCGTTGAAGTTGGCTCCAGTGGTGTCATGGGCCCAAACAGGGGTCTGGCAAGATGCAGGGCCTGTGGTGGGCATGCTCCCCGGGATGCCCTCCTTCAGGGCAAGTTCTGTAGCTCCATTTGTGCCCAGCCCTCCAGTGGCAG ATCATCTCCAGGGGAAGCACGAGAGAGTCAGGCAGTTGAAGGTGAGAGGCTGGGTAAACGTGTGCGCAAAAAGAGGAAGATCTATATGGATTCtggtgatgaagaggaagataaTCAGGAGGAACCAGAG GAAAAAGCCAAGACGACCAAAGGCAGGAGAGGTCCCAAAATTGCCAAACTTG TGGCCACTGCACCCAATAAAAAGCGTGCGTGGAGCTGGCCTGCTTATCTGGAAGAGGAGAGGGCTGTTGCTGCTCCCGTCAAACTATTCAAAGAg CATCAGTCATTTCCTCAAAGCAGAAACAGTTTTAAGGTGGGAATGAAGCTGGAGGGGCTGGACCCGTGTCACCCGTCTCTGTTCTGTGTGCTCACTGTCGCAGAG ATTCAAGGCTATAGGGTACGACTTCACTTCGATGGTTACCCAGAATGCTACGACTTCTGGGCCAACGCCGACTCATGGGACATGAAACCTGCAGGCTGGTGTGAGAAGAATGGACATAAGTTATTGTTGCCTAAAG GTTGTAAGGATGGAGAGTTTAATTGGAGCATGTATGTGAAGAACTGCAGGGGTCAACTGGCCCCCAAACACCTTTTCAAGAGCCTCAACACA TCTGTGACTCCGTCTGGATTTCGAGCAGGGATGAAGCTGGAGGCAGTTGACCGCAAGAACCCGTCGCTGATCTGTGTTGCAACCATCGCAGCTGTCGTGGACAACAGACTGCTTATTCATTTTGACAACTGGGATGACACATATGATTATTG GTGTGATGCTAGCAGTCCGTACATCCATCCTGTGGGTTTCTGTGAAGAGGCCGAGCTGACTCTGACCACTCCAGCTGGTAAGACACAGACCAAGACACACGTGG AATATAAACAGCCTAAGAGCTTCTCCTGGGAGAAATATCTGGAAGAGACGGGCACACAGGCTGCTCCTGCTCGGGCTTTCAAACCC CGGCCTCCGCACGGCTTCCAGTTTGGGATGAAATTGGAAGCTGTGGACAAAAGGAACCCCATGCTCATCCGTGTTACAACTATAGCAGACACTGAGGACCACCGACTGAAG ATCCACTTTGATGGCTGGAGTTCAGAGTACGACTACTGGGTGGAGACAGACTGCCCTGATCTGCACCCTGTAGGGTGGTGTCAGAAAACTGGACACCCTCTTCAATACCCTAACG gctctaGTGAGGTATTGACTGCCCCAGGACAAGGATGTCCTACCCCAGGATGCAACGGGGTCGGCCACATCAGAGGACCTCGCTATGGGACCCACTACAC TCAGGTGAGCTGTCCCTACTCGGAGATGAATCTGAACAAAGAGGGTTTGCTGCCAGACCGTCTCAGTGGAGAGCGACCTCTCGCCATCAGTGGACCTCATCCCCGCGGGCGACGCCCCGACCCTCACACAAACACTACGACACCGACCTCTTCAACGCCAGATCAGCCTGAAGGAGCTGAAGAGTCCCAGAACAG GAAACCGGTGACCGTGGAAGCTGAGCGTTCAGGACGCAACAGTCAGCCAGATCCACCAAGTGGCGCCAGTGAGCAAAGCCAAAATGGAACCAGACCTAAAAG GACTGCTCCGGTTCCCAAATACCTGAAAATGCACTATGTCAAAGAGGAGATTGGCGATG CCTCTCCAGACACCATCTCTCTCCAGCAGGCCCTCCACGAGTCTGTTTTCTCCCCTGGCATCTCTGCCTCCCCCCCTCACCGGGTGGCTCTCTGCTGGGACAAACACTGCCAGCTGCTGCCTGAGGTCCTGGGGCTGACTGCCAAGAGAGTGGCCACATGGAGCGCTGAGGAG gTGGCTGGTTTTGTCAAAGGACTCCCAGGATGTAAAGAACATGCTGCTACATTTAAAACAGAG CAAATAGATGGCGAAGCCTTCCTGCTACTCACCCAGGCGGACATCGTTAAAATCCTGTCCGTCAAGTTGGGTCCGGCCCTGAAGATCTACAACTCCATCCTCATGCTGAAGAACGCCGACGAAGAGTAA
- the msh5 gene encoding mutS protein homolog 5, with protein MAAIENLRRDGGGGHVFGPNGLRLSGEEEEEEDSHEVLLSVLVQHGQLGLCFYDGKDSSLHYMVDTPDNHELHLLARVIQEVCPHVILTSAKQERCMTHFLQQLGSNPDYKPEVVTYPYVDFGLEVGKQRLLAAHLPFLPASISEKDKMSYLSSCISFDSPLMLRAVGALLKCLDRRRVGVELEDSSVGVPVLQFHAYTLRGVVCIDQDTYSVLQIFKSELHPSVYKLHSGEKEGLSLYGILNRCRCKFGSKLLRQWFLRPTLDLAVLQRRQEVIRFFTSPRNSDSLNTLQSSLRNIRNIPTLLHRMSLSHTKVTDWQSLYKTVYSAVCIRDTVRHLPQSIQLFRDISEGFSDDLHYIASLISRIVDFETSIAERRFTIKPNVDPAIDEKKRRMMGLSDFLTDVARKELEHLDARIPSCCVIYIPLIGFLLSVPRLPSMVEKEDFEIEGLDFMVCFLSEDRLHYRSQRTKELDDLLGDLHCDIRDMETAVMTQLQNAILERSASLYKILDLTAELDCLMAMSSASQEYGYTTPKLASHRKISITQGRHPLLELCSPVFVANSFQSSEMQGRVKVITGPNSSGKSIYLKQVGLIVFMALIGSDVPAKEAEIGVVDGIFTRMQSRESVSVGLSTFMIDLNQMAQALNSSTGNSLILIDEFGKGTNTVDGLSLLAASISHWLIKAPADVPHVLLATNFHSLLQLGLLPSSGLLSLLTLETAVDGDELVFLYQLKEGICQSSYAANIATLAGLPTSLVQRGVEVSELYRTGRPIKRIDKASSDEQANRCRSLVEKFLSLDLEDKDLDLQRFMKEDLLPSSGELLNHS; from the exons ATGGCAGCAATAGAAAATCTgagaagagatggaggaggagggcacGTTTTTGGTCCCAATGGCCTAAGGTTAAgtggtgaagaagaagaggaggaagactcACATGAG GTTTTACTGAGTGTTTTGGTCCAGCATGGACAGCTGGGTCTTTGTTTCTATGATGGTAAAGACTCCTCTTTACACTACATGGTAGACACTCCTGACAACCATGAGCTCCACCTGCTGGCCAGAG TCATCCAGGAGGTGTGTCCCCATGTGATCCTTACTAGTGCAAAGCAGGAGCGCTGCATGACCCACTTCCTGCAACAATTGG GTTCAAACCCAGACTACAAACCAGAGGTGGTTACTTATCCATATGTTGACTTTG GTCTGGAGGTTGGTAAGCAGAGGCTACTTGCTGCCCATctgcctttccttcctgcctccatttcagaaaaagacaaaatgtcgTACCTCTCCTCCTGTATCTCCTTTGACTCACCCCTGATG CTGAGGGCAGTGGGTGCTCTGCTAAAATGTCTGGACAGGAGGAGAGTGGGAGTAGAGCTGGAAGACAGCAGTGTTGGAGTTCCTGTTCTACAGTTTCACGCCTACACACT TAGAGGTGTGGTGTGTATTGATCAAGACACGTACAG tGTGCTGCAGATATTCAAATCAGAACTTCACCCATCAGTGTACAAGCTGCACTCAGGGGAAAAAGAAGGACTCAGTCTTTATG GAATACTGAACCGCTGCAGGTGCAAGTTTGGCTCCAAACTGCTTCG CCAGTGGTTTCTGCGGCCAACACTGGACCTGGCCGTGTTAcaaaggagacaggaagtgataCGTTTCTTCACATCACCTCGAAACTCAGACTCCCTGAACACTCTGCAGTCCTCGCTACGCAACATCAGAAACATCCCA ACTCTTCTCCACAggatgtctctctctcacaccaaAGTGACTGACTGGCAGAGTCTCTACAAG acagTGTACAGTGCAGTGTGTATTCGAGACACGGTGCGTCACCTGCCTCAGTCCATTCAGCTCTTTCGTGACATCAGTGAAGGGTTCTCTGATGACCTCCACTACATCGCCTCTCTTATCAGCCGCATT GTGGACTTTGAAACCAGCATAGCCGAGAGACGCTTCACCATCAAACCAAATGTGGATCCTGCCATTGATGAGA agaagaggaggatgatgggGTTGTCCGACTTCCTGACAGACGTTGCCAGGAAAGAGCTGGAGCACCTGGATGCTCGCATCCCCTCCTGCTGTGTCATCTACATCCCTCTG ATTGGATTCCTGCTCTCTGTCCCTCGGCTGCCCAGTATGGTGGAGAAAGAGGATTTTGAGATAGAAGGGCTTGATTTTATGGTCTGT TTTCTGTCCGAGGATCGTCTGCACTACCGCAGCCAGAGAACCAAGGAGCTGGACGACCTCTTAGGGGACTTGCACTGTGACATTAGAG ACATGGAGACAGCAGTCATGACTCAGTTACAGAATGCAATCCTGGAGAGGAGCGCCTCCCTCTACAAG ATTCTGGATCTCACTGCTGAGTTAGACTGTCTGATGGCTATGAGCAGCGCCTCCCAGGAGTACGGCTACACCACACCCAAACTAGCCAGCCACAGGAAGATATCAATCACACAGGGCAG acaccCACTGTTAGAGCTGTGCTCTCCGGTGTTTGTGGCCAACTCTTTCCAGAGCTCTGAGATGCAAGGCAGAGTGAAGGTCATCACTGGACCCAACTCATCTGGAAAGAGTATCTACCTAAAACAG GTGGGTCTGATTGTTTTTATGGCTCTGATTGGCTCCGACGTGCCGGCAAAGGAGGCAGAGATTGGTGTGGTGGATGGCATCTTCACCCGCATGCAGAGCAGAGAGTCTGTGTCTGTAGGCCTCAGCACCTTCATGATAGACCTCAACCAG ATGGCCCAGGCTCTCAACAGCAGTACTGGCAACTCATTAATTCTCATCGATGAATTTGGAAAAGGAACTAACACT GTCGATGGGCTCTCCCTGCTGGCTGCATCGATCTCTCATTGGCTGATAAAAGCTCCTGCAGATGTCCCTCATGTCCTCCTGGCTACTAATTTCCACAGTTTGCTGCAGCTAGGCCTGCTTCCCTCCTCTGGCCTACTGTCTCTGCTG actCTAGAGACAGCAGTGGATGGGGATGAGTTGGTGTTTCTGTACCAACTGAAGGAAGGGATCTGCCAATCCAGCTATGCTGCCAACATCGCTACCCTGGCAGGTCTGCCAACCAGCCTTGTACAGAGAGGAGTGGag gTGTCTGAACTCTACAGGACAGGAAGACCCATCAAACGTATTGACAAAGCATCATCAGATGAGCAGGCTAACAG GTGCAGGTCCCTGGTGGAGAAGTTCTTGAGCCTGGACCTGGAGGACAAAGATTTGGACCTGCAGCGCTTCATGAAAGAGGACCTTCTGCCCTCTTCTGGGGAGCTGCTCAATcacagctga
- the l3mbtl1b gene encoding lethal(3)malignant brain tumor-like protein 4 isoform X1: protein MTDTPPSDGPSQGAEFDMMGALDWKDGIATLPGSDIRFRMTEFGTLEIVTDLEVKGQEAEPKCETLDPAPSHSPTPPPEGQSQAGTATVPSSQSQSGSSKSKDEGPSTEGPSVEIGPSVEVGSSGVMGPNRGLARCRACGGHAPRDALLQGKFCSSICAQPSSGRSSPGEARESQAVEGERLGKRVRKKRKIYMDSGDEEEDNQEEPEEKAKTTKGRRGPKIAKLVATAPNKKRAWSWPAYLEEERAVAAPVKLFKEHQSFPQSRNSFKVGMKLEGLDPCHPSLFCVLTVAEIQGYRVRLHFDGYPECYDFWANADSWDMKPAGWCEKNGHKLLLPKGCKDGEFNWSMYVKNCRGQLAPKHLFKSLNTSVTPSGFRAGMKLEAVDRKNPSLICVATIAAVVDNRLLIHFDNWDDTYDYWCDASSPYIHPVGFCEEAELTLTTPAGKTQTKTHVEYKQPKSFSWEKYLEETGTQAAPARAFKPRPPHGFQFGMKLEAVDKRNPMLIRVTTIADTEDHRLKIHFDGWSSEYDYWVETDCPDLHPVGWCQKTGHPLQYPNGSSEVLTAPGQGCPTPGCNGVGHIRGPRYGTHYTQVSCPYSEMNLNKEGLLPDRLSGERPLAISGPHPRGRRPDPHTNTTTPTSSTPDQPEGAEESQNRKPVTVEAERSGRNSQPDPPSGASEQSQNGTRPKRTAPVPKYLKMHYVKEEIGDGKASPDTISLQQALHESVFSPGISASPPHRVALCWDKHCQLLPEVLGLTAKRVATWSAEEVAGFVKGLPGCKEHAATFKTEQIDGEAFLLLTQADIVKILSVKLGPALKIYNSILMLKNADEE from the exons ATGACTGACACTCCGCCCAGTGATGGACCCTCCCAGGGAGCAGAGTTTGACATGATGGGTGCTCTGGACTGGAAGGATGGTATTGCCACATTGCCAGGGAGTGACATCAGG TTTCGCATGACAGAGTTTGGTACTCTGGAGATTGTCACAGACCTCGAGGTCAAAGGACAGGAGGCAGAGCCTAAATGTGAGACCTTGGACCCAGCACCCTCTCACAGTCCCACCCCTCCACCAGAGGGCCAATCACAGGCTGGCACAGCCACAGTTCCATCCAGTCAGAGTCAGTCAGGATCATCTAAAAGTAAAG ATGAAGGCCCCAGTACAGAGGGCCCCAGTGTGGAGATTGGCCCAAGCGTTGAAGTTGGCTCCAGTGGTGTCATGGGCCCAAACAGGGGTCTGGCAAGATGCAGGGCCTGTGGTGGGCATGCTCCCCGGGATGCCCTCCTTCAGGGCAAGTTCTGTAGCTCCATTTGTGCCCAGCCCTCCAGTGGCAG ATCATCTCCAGGGGAAGCACGAGAGAGTCAGGCAGTTGAAGGTGAGAGGCTGGGTAAACGTGTGCGCAAAAAGAGGAAGATCTATATGGATTCtggtgatgaagaggaagataaTCAGGAGGAACCAGAG GAAAAAGCCAAGACGACCAAAGGCAGGAGAGGTCCCAAAATTGCCAAACTTG TGGCCACTGCACCCAATAAAAAGCGTGCGTGGAGCTGGCCTGCTTATCTGGAAGAGGAGAGGGCTGTTGCTGCTCCCGTCAAACTATTCAAAGAg CATCAGTCATTTCCTCAAAGCAGAAACAGTTTTAAGGTGGGAATGAAGCTGGAGGGGCTGGACCCGTGTCACCCGTCTCTGTTCTGTGTGCTCACTGTCGCAGAG ATTCAAGGCTATAGGGTACGACTTCACTTCGATGGTTACCCAGAATGCTACGACTTCTGGGCCAACGCCGACTCATGGGACATGAAACCTGCAGGCTGGTGTGAGAAGAATGGACATAAGTTATTGTTGCCTAAAG GTTGTAAGGATGGAGAGTTTAATTGGAGCATGTATGTGAAGAACTGCAGGGGTCAACTGGCCCCCAAACACCTTTTCAAGAGCCTCAACACA TCTGTGACTCCGTCTGGATTTCGAGCAGGGATGAAGCTGGAGGCAGTTGACCGCAAGAACCCGTCGCTGATCTGTGTTGCAACCATCGCAGCTGTCGTGGACAACAGACTGCTTATTCATTTTGACAACTGGGATGACACATATGATTATTG GTGTGATGCTAGCAGTCCGTACATCCATCCTGTGGGTTTCTGTGAAGAGGCCGAGCTGACTCTGACCACTCCAGCTGGTAAGACACAGACCAAGACACACGTGG AATATAAACAGCCTAAGAGCTTCTCCTGGGAGAAATATCTGGAAGAGACGGGCACACAGGCTGCTCCTGCTCGGGCTTTCAAACCC CGGCCTCCGCACGGCTTCCAGTTTGGGATGAAATTGGAAGCTGTGGACAAAAGGAACCCCATGCTCATCCGTGTTACAACTATAGCAGACACTGAGGACCACCGACTGAAG ATCCACTTTGATGGCTGGAGTTCAGAGTACGACTACTGGGTGGAGACAGACTGCCCTGATCTGCACCCTGTAGGGTGGTGTCAGAAAACTGGACACCCTCTTCAATACCCTAACG gctctaGTGAGGTATTGACTGCCCCAGGACAAGGATGTCCTACCCCAGGATGCAACGGGGTCGGCCACATCAGAGGACCTCGCTATGGGACCCACTACAC TCAGGTGAGCTGTCCCTACTCGGAGATGAATCTGAACAAAGAGGGTTTGCTGCCAGACCGTCTCAGTGGAGAGCGACCTCTCGCCATCAGTGGACCTCATCCCCGCGGGCGACGCCCCGACCCTCACACAAACACTACGACACCGACCTCTTCAACGCCAGATCAGCCTGAAGGAGCTGAAGAGTCCCAGAACAG GAAACCGGTGACCGTGGAAGCTGAGCGTTCAGGACGCAACAGTCAGCCAGATCCACCAAGTGGCGCCAGTGAGCAAAGCCAAAATGGAACCAGACCTAAAAG GACTGCTCCGGTTCCCAAATACCTGAAAATGCACTATGTCAAAGAGGAGATTGGCGATGGTAAAG CCTCTCCAGACACCATCTCTCTCCAGCAGGCCCTCCACGAGTCTGTTTTCTCCCCTGGCATCTCTGCCTCCCCCCCTCACCGGGTGGCTCTCTGCTGGGACAAACACTGCCAGCTGCTGCCTGAGGTCCTGGGGCTGACTGCCAAGAGAGTGGCCACATGGAGCGCTGAGGAG gTGGCTGGTTTTGTCAAAGGACTCCCAGGATGTAAAGAACATGCTGCTACATTTAAAACAGAG CAAATAGATGGCGAAGCCTTCCTGCTACTCACCCAGGCGGACATCGTTAAAATCCTGTCCGTCAAGTTGGGTCCGGCCCTGAAGATCTACAACTCCATCCTCATGCTGAAGAACGCCGACGAAGAGTAA
- the LOC133982848 gene encoding uncharacterized protein LOC133982848, which produces MTAASPACSPTSTQSSPVCLPACNRHLREGKALPTKLHLRSAPGVWLILGVAVVLVGMGVAVAGYVSAVPKPVGGRGSTHVERMKLAGPVVMGVGLFIFICAATLLYENRDREVLRLETPEDLEDLKGGDGWEDSQEQPSFSCQEQWECKDEEQESWATLAHTLPLLNENWGPAPPPTPPCRDRHNISSSTSSAPLDAGGRDKEEVDRKQEGAEEGRSTLLARVLHHQEPTPHSSSSSSPCPSVSQSSVHSDSCNSSEINFNVRTCSPLPPEH; this is translated from the coding sequence ATGACAGCAGCCAGTCCTGCCTGCAGCCCCACCTCAACCCAgtcctcacctgtctgcctCCCAGCATGCAACAGACACCTGAGGGAAGGCAAAGCCCTCCCAACCAAACTGCACCTGCGCTCAGCCCCGGGTGTGTGGCTCATACTGGGTGTAGCTGTGGTGCTGGTGGGGATGGGTGTGGCGGTGGCGGGTTACGTGTCTGCTGTACCAAAGCCCGTGGGTGGCCGCGGCAGTACCCACGTTGAGAGGATGAAACTGGCTGGGCCCGTGGTCATGGGAGTGggcctcttcatcttcatctgcGCCGCCACGCTGCTGTACGAGAACAGGGACCGTGAAGTCCTCAGACTAGAGACGCCTGAGGACCTTGAGGATCTGAAGGGAGGAGATGGCTGGGAGGATTCACAGGAGCAGCCCAGCTTCAGCTGTCAGGAGCAGTGGGAGTGTAAAGATGAAGAGCAGGAATCCTGGGCCACTCTGGCCCACACACTCCCCCTTTTAAACGAGAACTGGggtcctgctcctcctcctactcctccttgCAGGGACAGAcacaacatcagcagcagcacctcctctgctcctctggaTGCAGGAGGTAGAGATAAAGAGGAGGTGGACAGAAAGCAggagggagcagaggagggaagGTCAACTCTTCTGGCCCGAGTTCTGCACCACCAGGAGCCCactcctcactcctcctcctcctcctccccttgcCCATCCGTTTCTCAGTCCTCCGTCCACTCAGACTCATGCAACTCCAGCGAGATCAACTTTAACGTACGGACATGCTCTCCTTTGCCGCCCGAGCACTGA